The proteins below are encoded in one region of Triticum aestivum cultivar Chinese Spring chromosome 1B, IWGSC CS RefSeq v2.1, whole genome shotgun sequence:
- the LOC123107119 gene encoding disease resistance protein Pik-1 codes for MTQKIVIAVQMGSSRCRSKALALVAATPGVDSVALAGDGKDQLVVVGHGVDSVKLTSALRRKVGHAQLLQVGDAKKEDAKKPPAAVVVEYYPYGYYYPSQPAPVNFFYEQQHYPAAAAVEAYGYPCSRPEPGTCSVM; via the coding sequence GTGCCGGTCCAAGGCGCTGGCGCTGGTGGCGGCCACGCCGGGGGTGGACTCGGTGGCGCTGGCCGGGGACGGCAAGGACCAGCTGGTGGTCGTCGGCCACGGCGTCGACTCCGTCAAGCTCACCAGCGCGCTGCGCAGGAAGGTCGGCCACGCGCAGCTGCTGCAGGTCGGCGACGCCAAGAAGGAAGACGCGAAGAAGCCGCCGGCCGCGGTCGTGGTCGAATACTACCCGTACGGTTACTACTACCCATCACAACCGGCGCCGGTCAACTTCTTCTACGAGCAGCAGCACTAccctgctgctgccgccgtcgaggCGTACGGGTACCCATGTTCGCGGCCGGAGCCGGGCACCTGTTCGGTAATGTAG